A portion of the Toxoplasma gondii ME49 chromosome VIIb, whole genome shotgun sequence genome contains these proteins:
- a CDS encoding RAP domain-containing protein (encoded by transcript TGME49_260790) — translation MGILRPRERLLLNALKKEADIRYRGRRMHKRFRSWAQQRVRHYWLPQKVCVTSDPQLMDGSYIAACVQKAATLRKHDLQLWHGFSKRILELADSLTPQQMGYIFYGYGKSLFRHEELYRGLLPFVAEALPEFHSHALMTVAWALERVRVNDRAVVAQIAEEALAKKDLMRPADFIKIVNCVARMGAAPPSLAAALSAELMRVLDEKCNALLFRGAVDHVAVATLYSDPLRLYLLERFTKTAICCRPMHYQKAFQSAVAIRVLHPPVWQQLSKAVRNFYIRLSLRRIPQRARRPSPLHWDVSNALAKLGVFHRNTFQWGCFWIDIGEIDDRRQCWFVDGPSDFYSSTNEYTEANKLQHRILSELGWNIRRVRWNDWVQLGTDMDAKVEYLRKLRERPPWPAILTDGPSSSRQEMVANLRSARDVQRALKERREKNRQPHSLVMNLG, via the exons ATGGGGATTCTCAGACCGCGcgagcgtctcctcctcAATGCCCTGAAAAAGGAGGCAGACATTCGCTACCGcggcagacgcatgcacaaaagATTCCGCTCCTGGGCACAGCAGAG AGTTCGTCACTACTGGCTCCCGCAGAAGGTTTGCGTCACGAGCGACCCTCAGCTGATGGACGGGAGCTACATCGCCGCTTGCGTACAGAAGGCCGCGACTCTGAGGAAACATGACTTGCAGCTGTG GCATGGATTTTCGAAACGCATCTTGGAGCTCGCAGACAGTCTCACGCCGCAGCAGATGGGCTACATTTTTTATGG ATACGGCAAGAGTTTGTTTCGCCATGAAGAGCTGTACAGAGGCCTGCTTCCGTTTGTGGCGGAGGCGCTGCCAGAGTTCCATAGCCATGCGTTGATGACCGTCGCGTGGGCTCTCGAGCGCGTTCGTGTCAACGACCGCGCGGTCGTCGCGCAG ATCGCCGAGGAGGCCCTCGCGAAGAAGGACTTGATGAGGCCGGCGGATTTTATAAAAATTGTCAACTGCGTCGCCCGTATG ggTGCAGCGCCGCCGTCGCTGGCAGCGGCGTTGTCGGCCGAGCTGATGCGCGTTTTAGACGAAAAATGCaacgctcttctctttcgaggAGCCGTCGACCACGTAGCAGTCGCGACGCTCTACTCGgaccctcttcgtctctacTTGCTCGAGCGATTCACCAA AACTGCCATTTGCTGTAGACCGATGCATTATCAGAAGGCTTTCCAGAGTGCTGTCGCCATTCGCGTGCTCCACCCGCCCGTCTGGCAACAGCTCTCAAAGGCAGTACGGAATTTCTACATTCGACTCAG TTTGCGGCGAATCCCGCAAAGAGCTCGAAGACCGTCGCCGCTGCACTGGGATGTCTCTAACGCCCTTGCGAAACTCGGGGTGTTTCACCGAAATACTTTCCA GTGGGGATGTTTTTGGATCGACATCGGAGAAATTGACGACAGACGGCAGTGCTGGTTTGTCGACGGTCCTTCTGATTTTTATTCTTCCACGAATGAGTACACGGAGGCCAACAAGTTGCAGCACCG aatcCTCTCCGAGCTCGGATGGAACATTCGCCGAGTGCGCTGGAACGACTGGGTGCAGCTGGGAACCGACATGGATGCCAAGGTCGAATATTTGAG AAAACTACGTGAGCGCCCCCCCTGGCCGGCGATCTTGACAGACGGCCCAAGTTCTTCACGTCAGGAGATGGTCGCAAATTTGAGGAGTGCGAGAGACGTCCAAAGAGCTCtgaaagaacgaagagagaagaatcgtCAGCCTCACTCGCTGGTGATGAATCTAGGATAA
- a CDS encoding small subunit DNA primase, putative (encoded by transcript TGME49_260680), translated as MVQQADAPLPHDASVADKDLLFYYDKLFPFGELSKWLTYKNSPHLPESEANDPLFFAKREVCFTCRKPGGLDNADEFFLRWQSFRTVEEMKEKLKDMSSLVCFKFDFGAVYSVPVSEKDSSHSAFRPEQKELVFDIDMNDYDDIRTCCTDKRVCQKCWTFLEVAMSLLDAALREDFGFENILWVFSGRRGVHCWVCDSSARLLPSDGRAQLCEYLNICTGTDQQVKKVTLRGGRVQPPSVDRAFCLAYRQFQRLLEEQDFFASNARALPVSGDFPDSAAPQFHYQKLLNYLPDLSDSSSSHSRPWKGNAKNERRDGRGGGVFAAAKPHMSAWVEKRLREKSGFSSEELFNELCAVSGCPRPRDFSGRVEDVKQIPSFVKEIVLAYSYPRLDINVSKDIGHLLKSPFCIHHGTGRVCVPLEVAPERTRGASASSRFDPARVPTLTLLRRQFDDPSRAHLPPHQRTSLAPYLDFFRDKFLYTLLKNVAEETKYVKKLLEGVDARIKPEVCF; from the exons ATGGTGCAGCAAGCAGACGCTCCTCTCCCTCATGACGCCTCTGTGGCGGATAAGGATCTTCTCTTCTACTACG ACAAACTGTTCCCGTTCGGAGAGTTGTCCAAATGGCTGACCTACAAGAATTCTCCGCACCTtccagagagcgaggcgaacgatccactcttcttcgcaaAGCGAGAAGTCTGCTTCACTTGCCGGAAACCGGGCGGACTCGACAATGCAGACGAATTCTTCCTTAGATGGCAG TCTTTCAGAACTGTCGAGGAAATgaaggagaagctgaaggacATGTCTTCCCTCGTTTGCTTCAAATTCGATTTCGGCGCTGTCTACTCGGTCCCGGTTTCCGAAAAAGATTCCTCCCACTCTGCCTTCAGACCCGAGCAAAAG GAGCTGGTCTTTGACATCGACATGAACGACTACGACGACATTCGTACCTGCTGCACAGACAAACGCGTCTGTCAAAAATGCTG GACGTTTTTGGAGGTGGCGATGTCGCTCTTGGACGCGGCTTTGAGAGAAGATTTCGGCTTCGAGAACATTCTCTGGGTCTTCTCCGGACGGCGAGGCGTGCACTGCTGG gTGTGTGACTCTTCGGCTCGGCTGCTCCCCAGCGATGGCAGAGCTCAGCTGTGCGAGTATCTGAATATCTGCACC gGTACAGACCAACAAGTGAAAAAGGTGACTCTCCGAGGCGGACGCGTCCAGCCTCCTTCTGTCGA tcGAGCGTTTTGCTTGGCATATCGTCAATTCCAGCGTCTGCTGGAGGAGCAAGATTTCTTCGCAAGCAACGCTCGCGCTCTGCCGGTTTCCGGGGACTTTCCGGACAGCGCGGCGCCTCAGTTCCACTACCAGAAGCTGCTGAACTACCTTCCGGATTTGAGCgactcttcctcgtctcatTCGCGACCGTGGAAGGGCAAcgcgaagaacgaaagacGCGACGGCCGCGGAGGGGGAGTCTTCGCTGCTGCGAAACCGCACATGTCTGCCTGGGTGGAGAAGCGACTccgcgagaagagcggcttTTCCTCAGAGGAGCTTTTCAACGAGCTGTGCGCCGTCTCAGGCTGTCCGCGTCCGAGAGACTTCTCCGGACGAGTGGAAGACGTAAAGCAGATTCCCTCGTTCGTCAAAGAAATCGTCCTTGCGTACTCCTACCCCAGGCTCGACATCAATGTCAG CAAGGACATCGGGCATCTCCTCAAGTCGCCGTTCTGTATCCACCACGGCACAG GCCGCGTCTGCGTTCCCCTCGAGGTCGCACCCGAGAGGACGCGCGGCGCTTCGGCGAGTTCGCGCTTCGATCCGGCGCGAGTCCCCACTCTCA CCTTGCTACGCCGGCAATTCGACGATCCGAGCCGCGCCCACTTGCCGCCACACCAACGCACGTCACTGGCCCCATACCTCGACTTTTTCAGAGACAAGTTCCTCTACACTCTCCTGAAAAACgtcgcagaagaaacgaaat ATGTGAAGAAGCTGCTCGAGGGCGTGGACGCGCGAATTAAGCCGGAAGTGTGTTTTtga
- a CDS encoding centrin, putative (encoded by transcript TGME49_260670) — protein MVARDSLRARRLHLVRKGSPRFSISCKSPSRAVARTASSSAAVMLSRKPGTVGLAEGASSSLSYHRGNAGVSGGAAAPGAVGRRRGARQELREEQKMEVKEAFDLFDTDKSGRIDYHELKVAMRALGFEVKKAEVLELMREYDKQSTGQIDYSDFLEIMTQKILERDPAEEMAKAFKLFDDDDTGKISLKNLRRVARELGENLSDDELQAMIDEFDRDCDGEISQEEFFAIMKQTSLY, from the exons ATGGTTGCTCGCGATTCGCTCCGCGCCCGTCGTCTGCATCTGGTCCGGAAAGGATCTCCGCGTTTTTCCATCTCCTGCAAGTCTCCTTCCCGCGCGGTGGCGCGTACTGCGTCCTCGTCTGCAGCAGTC ATGTTGTCTCGAAAGCCTGGAACCGTCGGCCTCGCAGaaggcgcttcttcttcgctctcgtaCCACCGCGGAAATGCAGGCGTCTCTGGAGGTGCAGCTGCGCCAGGCGCAGTGGGCCGCAGACGCGGCGCTCGGCAGGAACTGCGAGAAGAACAAAAGATGGAGGTCAAGGAAGCCTTCGACCTCTTCGACACCGACAAAAGTGGACGCATTGACTACCACGAACTCAAG GTCGCTATGAGAGCTCTCGGATTTGAAGTCAAGAAAGCCGAGGTGTTGGAGTTGATGCGAGAGTACGACAAGCAAAGCACTGGACAAATCGACTACAGCGACTTCCTGGAAATCA TGACGCAGAAAATTCTGGAGAGAGACCCAGCTGAGGAGATGGCCAAGGCTTTCAAGTTGTTCGACGATGACGACACAGGGAAAATCTCCTTGAAGAACCTGCGTCGAGTGGCGCGAGAGTTG GGGGAAAACCTTTCAGATGATGAGCTGCAGGCCATGATCGATGAATTCGACCGAGACTGCGACGGCGAAA TTAGTCAAGAAGAGTTTTTCGCGATCATGAAGCAAACGAGCTTGTactga
- a CDS encoding 50S ribosomal protein L23, putative (encoded by transcript TGME49_260660) — MALFLSRACLTPPKTPRNVFFPWQVFSVHRTGAFLERRRVALKVPVNLTKFEIQSYLEKIYGARVLKVSTLIVVPRRRRDIFGPRPSMRYYRVGCTFKKAIVTLEDGVPDAVKMLRSSIELAKNPDITKHNLTYSGRVRAFKPPSAAQRWEMGESKYAWRLPIPNLLAGDEMQLNPALRIDESTTQMFPDFSKPFFHNAHFNFSWKPEEVPFQQTVKLDITPWRRRLERLQGQSPPALGEADAGALSNLRTQK; from the exons ATggcgctctttctctctcgcgcatGTCTCACGCCTCCCAAGACGCCTCG GaacgtcttctttccctggCAAGTCTTCAGCGTGCATCGAACTGGGGCGTTCCTCGAGCGGAGACGGGTCGCTCTGAAGGTTCCAGTCAACTTGACCAAGTTCGAGATCCAGAGCTACTTGGAAAAGATTTACGGCGCGCGAGTGCTCAAGGTCTCCACGCTGATCGTCGTCCCCAGACGCCGCAGAGACATCTTCGGTCCCCGGCCGTCGA TGCGCTATTACCGCGTCGGGTGTACGTTCAAGAAGGCGATTGTTACGCTCGAGGACGGTGTGCCAGACGCTGTGAAGATGCTGCGGTCTTCGATAGAACTGGCGAAGAATCCGGATATCACGAAACACAACCTGACTTACTCCGGCCGAGTGCGAGCCTTTAAGCCCCCCAGTGCGGCTCAGCGGTGGGAGATGGGAGAGTCGAAGTATGCCTGGCGCCTGCCGATCCCGAACTTGCTCGCAG GTGACGAGATGCAGTTGAATCCGGCGTTGCGAATCGACGAGAGCACGACACAGATGTTTCCCGATTTCTCCAAACCGTTCTTCCACAATGCGCATTTCAACTTTTCTTGGAAGCCTGAAGAGGTTCCTTTTCAGCAGACAGTGAAACTCGACATCACGCCTTGGCGCCGCAGACTCGAGCGGCTTCAAGGCCAGTCGCCGCCCGCGCTcggcgaagcagacgcaggtGCTCTGTCGAACCTTCGGACTCAGAAATAG
- a CDS encoding glycosyltransferase, group 2 family protein (encoded by transcript TGME49_260650) codes for MDQPSRAPSILVLVFSKDRAAQLFLCLHSFFSSCGFFQASSSPPLSSTSPLSSAVLISSAPRASREGLTTAAPLSPSEDASSSVFVSSLSPSPPSSSSSSAPAPQNASSSLPSFLPSEDQSFPHVRGASSAPAPVEVYVQVIYRASSPDFEASYKLVELLLMRLLAATRGANSSTSTLKRSRHSERPFSTSSLAFSSEASCRPLSVSQFSEHPASAPRSSASSPSPLAVSSPPLYRLNLLAFHSERDTESSAETRRERVLTRSECSGTHKGEEASLSDCSEKASCDENEGSTTSPVSPFQSLLLRCLTSVHTPGGNSSSSRWQDVFSSPSASLTKKDGWRTSCPSLSPCKSSVSSSRTASESSQVTPLEPSSSAAPGDELKSKRNVPQGDHRGNKELGGSATPRPTGAEMGSVKLAADATNRREAKRPQGSSDATREAATRCMYTHVLLMVDDCVWLYPPSEFFERSKEVDLTGVSEKARLADPELSKNERFSSSSTHLSSSSSSISSSPSVSSAFSRSSRSSLPGFPSSALPEMCSAVSSPSTASSLSSCVSSSRPPSEASCSSRASPHPAFFTLALAARLLDVCPSLLHVSPRLHFGVNYSQPSDSVIPLARAAVLPPLSLPRAVSSATARDTGSEEAPAAQDSQETPSDAIFSVGTGKTAVEAGEQDSQEEGEREGERKDDDEGERQEGNDAELEKGGQRRGTTLSAQPKPSAFGERLASYLDSRWHMLLPQKGIQEETDASQSFSFLAVARKTSFGDFGMALDLSCTLYRSADLLCLLQTLLKVEPDSLNHPNRLEVAGNRHFEKCTSSNGACRLSLLRPLVAFPVHPRAVVLTINRVQSLYLNPVYKTASARSPPKRLREAEDEKEGKESADEESAEESNVEEQSHGEEGDEEKKGEENSWSCEALDQYFRSGLARWLSTLAGTGGEKGEKETGEDNGGRSSIGTAFPCHVSPCALPLGWFFPFLLPTAPQFPFDTNSCFFPSVHLPPPSLAALLALCRSQGSSASTELKSTSASLPQQSSFPPSPSLSSSLPSSLSSSFSSSFFSSFSSSISASAFSTSAFSSSGLVPTVSWLIPVRNGAKTVVDAVRSACMQAHCPPGFFDLVVVDDASTDETVSLLWSLSRLGNSKLHAEKSASREQRDAARVLATQISFPESVVVPLRIVCLPTQHGVSGALREGLKFCRGEFVARLDADDIAHPHRLFTQVSFMWRHPEVAVCGSAFATFKSTQISSLTMFFGGSSFPFSSSSSSCLTSPSTSSSSSDRLPSYSPSSFSSNSASTSLASSAVGGPLSEIRVFRMPAHPLLVRWRLIFECPIAHPTVMLRLSALRGPRRRRQRGLSSFTSPASFELSPSSLSSLYPSRPLSSHSPLSSVSSLPSLSSPSPLSSLSLSSRVPRSHAGPIRRHGEVEVEKADRTESRRRARYRGAEEVEGFDPCRQEEGEEREEELWDFMYPDEEAEDLWLWLSLPFCLHITSLPRILTFIRRDASRKSETVLTPMRQSACQAVAEWISRTLLRPLGRERPRENEEEDSDAFLREVKRAETQARSEKRLPRGEAQRSACVARKTTAAVGGEFRRTEAVGESGEAAERTNVKRCRNAGEFETRQLQRGEEDKDKQDEDGGNGEGAATQGEGRRGEDETDLREELANAMTAASPQANGDLHVPFEESPLLPSVVACLRGYRTPATTAEGEAAFRILEALESFFCVAVDKPQSLFGQEDVSASPACDQGNRLTVGVCSCPCGQGDTDSGCSPEALKKFFKREAARMRGELATRRLGECGASDLFLLWLAKDKPVETSPEILAGLL; via the exons ATGGACCAGCCGTCGCGAGCTCCGTCCATTTTggtcctcgttttctcaAAAGACCGTGCGGCGCAACTGTTCCTTTGTCTccattccttcttctcttcttgtggCTTTTTCCAAGCCTCATCTTcccctcctctttcctccacttctcctctgtcttccgcgGTTCTcatttcttctgctcctcgtgCGTCTCGTGAGGGTCTCACCACCGCTGcaccgctgtctccttccgaGGATGCCAGCTCCtctgtctttgtttcctccctatctccgtctccaccgtcctcctcttcgtcgtccgcTCCCGCTCCTCAaaacgcgtcttcttccctgccttcttttctgccgtCTGAAGATCAATCTTTTCCCCATGTGCGAGGAGCCTCTTCCGCGCCTGCGCCCGTggaggtgtacgtacaggtGATCTACCGGGCCTCTTCGCCGGACTTCGAGGCCTCTTACAAGTTAGTTGAGTTGCTGCTGATGCGTCTGCTGGCTGCGACTCGAGGCGCGAACAGTTCCACGTCCACTCTAAAACGTTCTCGTCACTCTGAAAGACCTTTTTCtacctcttctctcgcgttctcttctgagGCTTCTTGcaggcctctctctgtctctcagtTCTCTGAGCACCCTGCTAGCGCCCCgcgttcctctgcgtcttcaccttcgcctcttgccgtctcgtcgcctcctctgtATCGTTTGAATCTCCTCGCCTTTCACTCTGAGCGAGACACTGAGTCTTCAGCGGAAAcccggagagagagagtcctCACGAGATCCGAGTGCAGCGGCACTCACAagggcgaggaggcgagtcTCTCTGACTGCAGTGAGAAGGCAAGTTGCGACGAAAATGAAGGGAGCACAACGTCTCCTGTTTCGCCATTTcagtctctgctgctccgGTGCCTGACGTCTGTGCACACTCCAGGAGGAAacagttcttcttcccgctgGCAGGacgtcttctcctcgccttccgcctctcttACAAAAAAAGACGGTTGGCGAACTTCTTGCCCCTCGCTCTCGCCGTGTAAGTcatctgtctcgtcttccagAACGGCCTCTGAATCCTCGCAGGTCACACCTCTGGagccgtcgtcttctgctgcgcCTGGAGATGAGTTGAAGAGCAAACGCAACGTTCCGCAGGGAGACCACAGAGGCAACAAGGAGCTCGGAGGAAGCGCGACGCCGAGACCAACTGGTGCAGAAATGGGAAGCGTTAAGCTCGCCGCTGACGCGACGAAccggagagaggcaaaacgCCCCCAAGGGAGCAGCGACGCGACCCGCGAGGCCGCCaccaggtgtatgtacacccaCGTCCTCCTCATGGTGGACGACTGTGTGTGGCTGTATCCACCTTCTGAGTTTTTCGAGAGGAGCAAAGAGGTTGATTTGACAGGCGTCTCTGAGAAGGCGCGATTGGCCGATCCAGAACTCTCTAAAAATGAAAGattctcctcgtcgtcaACTCACTTGtcatcttcctcgtcttctatctcgtcttctccttctgtctcgtctgctttttctcgctcgtctcgttcttcacTGCCAGGTTTCCCCTCCTCGGCTTTACCGGAAATGtgctctgctgtctcttctccgtccacggcttcgagtctctcttcctgtgtctcctcgtctcgccCTCCGTCCGAAGCCTCTTGCTCCTCTCGTGCGAGTCCCCATCCTGCCTTCTTTACTCTTGCTCTCGCTGCGCGTCTCTTGGACGTATGcccctcgcttcttcacgtctctcctcgtctccacttCGGTGTCAACTACTCTCAGCCATCAGACTCTGTGAttcctctcgcgcgcgccgcGGTACtccctcctctgtctctgccccGTGCTGTATCCTctgcgacggcgagagacacaggcagcgaggaggcgccAGCGGCGCAAGACAGTCAGGAGACGCCAAGCGACGCGATCTTCTCCGTCGGAACCGGAAAAACGGCAGTCGAGGCAGGCGAACAAGACTcgcaagaggaaggagagagagaaggagaaaggaaagacgacgacgaaggcgagcgacaagaaggaaacgacgcGGAGCTGGAAAAAGGAGGCCAAAGGCGTGGAACGACTCTTTCCGCGCAGCCCAAACCAAGCGCGTTCGGAGAGCGTCTTGCGAGCTATTTGGACAGTCGATGGCACATGCTATTGCCGCAAAAAGGGATacaagaggaaacggacGCCTCGCAGAGCTTTTCATTCCTCGCTGTGGCAAG AAAGACGAGTTTCGGAGACTTCGGGATGGCTCTGGATCTCAGCTGTACACTCTACCGATCTGCGGAtttgctctgtctcctccag ACGCTTTTGAAAGTGGAGCCTGACAGCCTGAACCACCCGAACCGTCTCGAAGTTGCAG GAAATCGACACTTTGAGAAATGCACCTCCTCGAACGGTGCCTGTCGCTTGAGTCTCCTCCGTCCcctcgtcgcctttcctGTTCATCCGCGGGCGGTGGTCTTGACG ATTAATCGCGTCCAGAGTCTCTATCTCAATCCCGTATACAAGACGGCGTCTGCGCGATCCCCTCCCAAGAGACTTCGAGAGgccgaagacgaaaaggaaggaaaagaaagtgcagacgaagagagtgCAGAAGAATCGAATGTCGAAGAACAATCccatggagaagaaggagacgaagagaaaaagggggaagaaaacagctGGAGTTGCGAAGCCCTCGACCAGTATTTCCGTAGCGGACTGGCCAGATGGCTGTCGACACTCGCCGGGActggaggcgagaaaggcgagaaggaaacaggggAGGACAACGGCGGGAGGTCTTCAATCGGAACGGCGTTTCCTTGTCATGTCTCTCCctgcgctcttcctctcgggtggttcttccccttcctttTGCCGACAGCGCCGCAGTTCCCCTTCGACACGAacagctgcttcttcccgAGTGTGCATCTTCCGCCTCCCTCCTTGGCTGCgctcctcgccctctgtcGCAGTCAAGgctcctctgcttcgacTGAGCTCAAATCGACATCTGCCTCGTTGCCACAACagtcttcctttcctccctcaccttctctctcttcctctctcccgtcttctctctcttcctctttctcttcctctttcttttcctctttctcttcctctatctctgcttctgctttctcgacctcagccttttcttcttccggtcTCGTGCCAACAGTCTCGTGGCTCATTCCAGTTCGCAACGGAGCCAAGACGGTCGTTGATGCGGTGAGAAgtgcctgcatgcaagctCACTGTCCTCCAG GCTTCTTCGACCTTGTCGTTGTCGACGACGCTTCGACCGACGagactgtttctctcctttggAGCTTGTCGCGGCTGGGAAACtcgaaactgcatgcagagaaaagcgccAGTCGGGAACAGCGAGACGCAGCGCGAGTCCTTGCAACGCAAATCTCATTTCCTGAATCAGTTGTCGTTCCTCTTCGCAtcgtctgtctccccacCCAACACG GCGTGTCGGGGGCTCTGCGAGAGGGTCTGAAATTCTGTCGCGGCGAATTCGTTGCTCGACTTGACGCCGATGACATTGCTCATCCGCATCGACTCTTTACGCAG GTGTCGTTTATGTGGAGACATCCCGAAGTCGCAGTTTGCGGCTCTGCCTTTGCGACTTTCAAGTCTACGCAAATCTCATCGTTAACCATGTTCTTCGGTGGGtcctccttccccttctcctcttcttcctccagttGTCTAACCTCCCCATCaacatcttcttcctcatctgaTCGGTTGCCCTCAtattctccctcttctttctcgtctaattctgcctccacttctctcgcttcctctgccgTGGGCGGCCCTCTGTCGGAGATTCGGGTGTTTCGCATGCCGGCGCATCCCCTCCTTGTGCG GTGGCGGCTTATATTCGAGTGCCCCATTGCTCACCCCACCGTCATGTTGCGCCTGAGTGCCTTGAGAGGCCCtcgcagaagacgacagcggggcctgtcttctttcacttctcctgcctcttttgagctgtctccttccagcCTTTCTTCATTGTATCcatctcgtcctctctcttctcattctcctctttcttctgtctcttctctcccttctctctcgtctccttctcctctttcgtctctgtctctctcttctcgcgttcctcgttCGCATGCCGGGCCGATTCGGAGACACGGTGAAGTTGAAGTTGAGAAGGCAGACAGGACTGAATCACGGCGTCGCGCAAGATATAGAGGAGCTGAGGAGGTTGAAGGCTTCGACCCCTGCAGGCAGGAGGAgggtgaagaaagagaagaagagttgtGGGACTTCATGTATcccgacgaagaggcagaagatcTTTGGCTGTGGTTGTCGcttccgttctgtctccac ATCACCAGTCTTCCCCGGATTCTCACGTTCATCCGACGCGACGCCTCAAGAAAATCAGAGACCGTTCTCACACCCATGAGACAGTCTGCTTGCCAGGCTGTCGCGGAGTGGATTTCTCGGACTCTGCTTCGACCCCTCGGCCGAGAGAGACCgcgcgagaacgaagaagaggacagcgACGCGTTCCTCAGGGAGGTAAAGAGGGCAGAGACGCAAGCacgaagcgagaagaggcttccaaggggagaggcgcagaggagCGCCTGTGTCGCGCGCAAAACGACGGCAGCTGTAGGGGGCGAATTCAGACGAACAGAGGCTGTTGGGGAGTCTGGCGAGGCCGCCGAGAGGACGAACGTCAAACgctgcagaaacgcaggagaATTCGAAACAAGACAACTccaaagaggggaagaagacaaagacaaaCAAGACGAGGATGGAGGCAACGGAGAAGGAGCGGCGACACAaggggaaggacggagaggcgaagacgagacggatttgagagaagaactggCGAACGCGATGACCGCCGCCTCTCCGCAAGCGAACGGAGACCTTCATGTTCCCTTTGAGGAGTCCCCCCTCCTGCCGAGCGttgtcgcctgtctccgtggCTACAG GACACCAGCGACTACagcggaaggagaagcagcattCCGAATTCTCGAG GCCCTcgagtctttcttctgcgtcgctgtcGACAAGCCGCAAAGCCTGTTTGGGCAGGAAGacgtttctgcgtctcctgcgtgCGACCAAGGGAACCGTCTCACGGTGGGCGTCTGTTCCTGTCCCTGCGGCCAGGGCGACACCGACTCAGGCTGTTCTCCGGAGGCTCTCAAGAAATTCTTCAAACGGGAAGCGGCGCGCATGAG aggcgagTTGGCGACACGCCGTCTCGGCGAATGCGGCGCTTCTgacctttttcttct CTGGTTGGCGAAGGACAAGCCAGTCGAAACGTCCCCGGAAATTCTCGCCGGTCTGCTGTAA